The Bubalus kerabau isolate K-KA32 ecotype Philippines breed swamp buffalo chromosome 10, PCC_UOA_SB_1v2, whole genome shotgun sequence sequence GGAGAGAATGGAGTACTAATTACTTTCAGGCTGGCAGGCTTAGTTCCTGCAAAGCCTGTAGATCTTGTTCTACCCCTTGGTCAACTGCCAAGCTTCATGCCATTGTTTGCAAGGGTAACTGGGTGAACAAATGTAGACAGATTATAGTCAACCCATCTTGCCTGCAAAAATGACTAAGATGCATCCTTTACTAAAGGTAAAGACCAAAGTATATGTAAGAAGTGTCTATAAACACATCATTAAATATATAAGCAGATAAATTACAGTCCCTTTATGATAATCcacatgattttaaatattttgaatgactCAAATATTCAAGATGTTTCCATATATAAAATCAAGAACTAGAACAAGCaggaaatggaattttaaatattttgcttttaagaaCTAAAACCCTCCTTAAATATGATGAGAAAATCTGAAGAAGCAGGAAACAGGTCTCAAAGCAACGGAGATCCAAAAAAAATATATGGGCATTCTGTAATCCATTTTCACCTGTTCTATCTGGTACGATTATAgcataaatcttttttcttttgcatctcTATTTTGCCAGAGGTATGGGCGAGTACAGTAGATACAGTTTATATTCTGTCCATCAGCTCAGCTACTTAGatacaataaaaatacaaatgaaaatccAAAGAagttgttctcttctgttctggaCAGCATTGTCAGGCATGGAAGactgcctctggaattttccTTCACATCTTGCCATTTGGCCTCCCCCACTTAGTTACTTAATTTTCTCCTGAGGCTTCTTCCAACGTTGTGATTGTTTTCAACCAAATGTGTGTTTTATTCAAATTGATGATCAACTCTTTTTTTATCATCAATCTCCAAGCTCTTTAAATGTTTGGAAAATGGTAGTTAAGTTTCTTGGTGTTATAGCAATATTTCTTGTTATCCAGAGCtggaaggatgctgctgctggtcAGCTGAGGTAGGCACTGCAACTGAAAATACAAAACAGAGTTACGTTCAATGCCACACAGTTTTTTCATTATCCATAACATGGTCAAAAAAGGTCAATTTTTTCAGCACAGAAATACTCTTTCTGCATAGAATCCAGGATCTGAGAGAAAAAGAATGTTTACATCTGGAGCTCAGGGGCTCCAATCAAGATGGAGGAATTGATGGACATGGAGCTCAGTGCCTCCTGTAAAtctggtctctgcttttcaagatTTATTGTTTATTATAAAGCAAAACATGTACTTTAAAGGAAATTGAGAGGATATGAAAAGGAAGGGGAAATCTACATATTAACAGTATTGGGAAAAAAAGCATAGATTCACAGGAGTTAAGAGCTTGCTGGGAccttgaagtgaagtcgctcagtcatgttcgactctttgcaacccgtaaactgtagcctaccaggctcctctgtccatgggattctccaggcaagaatactggagtgggttgccatttccttctccaggggaccttcccgacccagggatcaaacacaggtcttctgcattgcaggcagacgctttagagCTTGCTGGTACCTTAGGGATCATTTAAGCCAACACCTTGTcttacagcaaagaaaactgatGTCTGAAGCACTCAGATGATTTGGCCACCTACTACATTACTTAAAAAGGCAAAACTGCTCCTTTAATGCTGCCAGAAAATGTTTGAATTCATCCTCAATGTCAAATGAAAGCAAGGGAACACATATTTTTTATGGTACTATATGGACTTAGGTATCtgaaaaacaaatacttttcAGGACTTTTAAATCAAACCTACAAGCGATATACAAATTAGTGAGGTTCCCCtattctttcaagtaaaaatatttctatcAAGACGCTTTACTTCTGAACACAAAGAAACAGTAAGGTAAGGGGTAACTGAGGGGAAAGTCTATCTGCTTTGTATGAAAAGCATTCTTAACTTCCTAACTCTGGTCTATTTTAGGGCACTGGGTTTCATGTTGTACCTGTTCCTAATGGAGCAtccaccctcttctctcctccaaaCCTCACAAACACCACCCAGATAGCAGTCAGCAGTGGAAGCTGCAAAGGGAAAGACTAAGCAAGATAATTTAAAGCTTAAGAGGCACCTGAGCAGATGAAAGAAGCAATCAGGAGCAGCCAGCTCATCCTAACTGTGGCTCCAACTACAATCCATTCTAAATCTTTACAGCTCTTGGCTTATGACAAGACAATGCAAGGCCACTCTTCCCACTTTACAGCAATCACAAATCTTCACAGGCTCCCAGTGTGCAGCCTGGATGCTGTGCTCTGGTTAAAGGTACTGTTCTGCTGTTCTCGTTGAAAGCAATCATCACCACGTTTGCCATAGCCAACTCTGATGATTAACGGGTCAAGGAGGAAAACAGTTCCTTTTTCAGATAAAGCTGGAATGTCAATCAATACTGAAGGTAAACACGATGACAGAGAGCCGCCTGGggtaaatttcatttcattttccaaaGCACAAGAAGCATGCTCAGCGGGATTCACACCCTTGTCTCTGTCTGGGACCTGTGCTCCTGCACAGCAAAAGCCCTGTCCCCTGGGTGGCAGCAGGGAGCCATGAGGCAAGGTCATCTTCAGGATTCAGGAAGAAGGGCCCTTAGCAGGGTCTCTGGGACCCTCGCCGGTAGATCCTGTGACCTGTGTGTCCTCACGCAAAAATAACAGGATGCTGGAACTGCAAGCCTCAACCGACACCTCAAGTATAGATTCAGACTCTGTACCAGATGGCAGGTATGAACTCATCTGATATTGCAACCTCACACGCTTCTGTAAAGCAGTGCCCCATTTTTACCCCCGGCAAGTGCTTTCGGCTCTGTCGTAGGGTCTTCCTTGTTGGTTTCTCATGCTGTTTTGCCGAATCCCCTATTTCTCTGATACTGTCAAAATACGAATGCTGCAACAGCTGCTCACACGTCAGTCTCTCGGCAGGATTCATGTGGAGACAGCCCTAAAAGGCAGAAAATCCCCTCTTCTTACTCTCTAAAACTGTATACACTTATTaatatcattttttcttctttgaaatattCAACTCTTCAGTTGGgaacaaaaggaggaaaaagtaagaaaaacacaCCAATCATGACTTTCATTCCTTCCACAATCATTCCTGAATGGGTAACCAcataatgaattaataaatggtTTCTAGGAATAGTAACAAATCCTTTTCTTCACCTTGTTCTGTTCTTGAGGCATTCAGTGCTCTGCCCTGAGGGAGAAGGACATGATTTTTGAGTTCACCTCACTGTCTCACTAGAATAATCCTCCTAACCCATTTTGGGCACTTGACTATACTTTGTAAAACCtcgttttttatttaaaaaataatatctacATGTGATAAAAATAAACTTCATACAGTATGTAGCAAAGTCTCTTCATCACTCTAGTTCTCCCATTCTGTCTTCTAAAATCagtcatttttttgtttattcttgcaGAAATAGCCTATGTGTTACATGTATGTAAGAAAGAAGAGACATACCTCTCTCTATGTTACATCATTCTTAACTACTTGCTCTGCCATAGGCTAGAGGGCTCATACTTAGATTAAATCTCACAATTACATGCCTCAAGGAACTGTCTCATTTCTAAAATTATAAATGCATCAGTAAATGTACTAAATACTTTTTATCATGGGTGGGACATTGACCttaacttgcaaatatttttattggtACCTCATTTTACACAAGGGCTATATACTTTTGAAAATGTGTATGGAAATCAAGTTTTAAAGTTGAAACCTACtttcaatatattaaaatgttggTTATTTAAAAGAATCCTATGGCTaaacagtttttttgttgttgttgttgttttttaaagaaaaggattctttttgtaaaaaaaacaTTCCTCCtcttaaaaatttacatttcaagTACAATATTAGGgttatttaaagtgaaaaatactTACAGTTGTTTTCACCGTTAtgtgactcattttaaaaatgaaaagtacatATACTTTTCAAGTGAGAAGAATAATTCTAAAAGGAACTCTTTTTAATCCATGGATTGACATAAATCATTCAGATTCCCCAGTGATACAGCTGCCCTGTACTCCCAGGTCTGTTGGAAGCCATGATTTTACCTTTAAGAGGCCCAGGGCAGAATAAGAGATGTTTGGAAATTTTAATTCAAGTGGTTCctgttgaaaaagaaagaaaatagggaTTTTATTTACAgcatatattcaaatataaagtTACTTCAGATTGAATTTTTCAGTGCGAGAAACATTTTCCTGGAACCTTCTTTGcctcctccaccctctgcccaccccacctcccacctatGTCTGTTTCATAAGTTCCTTCTTTCCCCACTTCCAAAATGTTTTATAAGCTTATACTCGCCCCCGTCCTCTAAACcgcttttccaaattttcttcctAACCATTTACCCCCTTTACTTCCTAAAGAACAGATTCAGGTAGCAAACTGTGAGGGAatactaatggaaaaaaaaaaaacaaaaacacttgtcAAGCAATTGTTATTTCCCTATTTTCTGCTCCAATTTATATAACTTGCCTTGTCTCAGAATAATGTTTGGCATTTCTAGAAAGAGGTCCTAATTATGGCGTTTACTGACATTTACCTAAAGGGAGCTAtgtaacaaagattttttttccctacccAGGTGAACAGACGTTCTTGGTTTTCTGGAATAAACACTGTTCTCTCCTCCCACAGGAGCCTGCTGTCCCCCTGATTATCCTACTGTTTAAAGAGTCTCCTGAGCAGACATCCATCAATCTCCCTTTGGCCATTTAAGGCTATTTCGCTCTGGTCACAGGCAGGCGACAATCAGGAGTGATAAACACTATAAAATAGAAGGAATGCCGTATGTCAGGCAGACAGGCCAgttcaagtctcccacactgcaggcggattcttgaccgtctgagccaccagggaagcccgcaccACTGATAAAGAGGCTAAAAAGGAGGAAAACTGAGAAACTAAGAGCTAACCAGGCTgagtaaaataaatgacaaaaatgaaTCGTGTGTATAAAGACGGCGGTTCCCTGGTGCTGCCATCAAGCTTAAGGGCACAGGGTTACTTAGTTCAGGGAACCAGCcaacggcaacccattcccaaGTGTGCAGTTATTCATCACTGATAAGAGATAAGAGCCTCAGTTTTGGAGTTGCCTAAGATcaacagggaaaaataaaatcctaaagCAGATCTTTATGAGCCTTTGAGAGCAGCCCACTCCACTCCCAAAGCTAAACTATTTCTCTTGCTATTTTTGTGTGTTGAATCTGAGCACCACTGGAGACTGCCTTGACATTGCTGACACTGAGGTCTGCTGTTTCAGCCAGGATGCCTGGGATGAGGCCGGATGGTTGGCTGTGATAGGCAGGGGCCCATCCTGCCTGCTTAGCCGGTTTCCCTGCCCCAGAAGCatgcaggcctccttcgggcaggGTTGGTGACGGGCAGAGGGACTCAGGCACAGATATTCAACCTGCGCAGCCCCCACGCTGCGTCTTCCTGTGTTTCTGTCAACAGGAAATCCCCTGCAGGACAACCTCTGGGAAACCATGGGAAGCCTTTTACACTGATGAAACCTGGGTTGTTTCTGAGGTTTCTCGGGTAGAAGAGCAAACAGGAAGTTCACTAAGGGATATTTAGTGTGACACTGGGCATGTCCAGGTCACAGGGGAGCACCTGGGTCGCCTGCCATATGTCAGGTGTCACTCCTGCTTCTGTGGCCTTGAAGGCTCCCCGCTGCCCCACTTTTCCTATTCCCAGTGCTGCCAGAGGAGGGCGGCAGggcagtgggaggtgggagactTCACTGAAGGACAGGCCCAGAGTTTGCAGGGACAGACAGCTCTGATGGAACTGGCTGGAGCCTCCACTTGGAAACTGAGAGATGGAGGAGGGGGTTCACTTCAGTGTGAAACTACCTTCCTTAGACAGTAGGAACTCAGGACTTCATAGACCTTAACTGTGCTCTGAAATGTTTCTGATTATAATACAGGCTCATTAGAAGACACTTTAAAAaaccataaagaaagaaagaaattgtccCACCACAAAGAGACATTCGCTGTTAATATTTTGGTATACTATACCTTGCAgccatttatttcataaatataaaaatctttataGCCTGATTTTCTTGAGGTtgtcatattattttatatttgtacatgtaaacatgtatatttatttaaaattcattaaaattatgtCAAATTATGGATactgttttataacttttttcaTTTAGTAATATGTTACAGATCTTTTTTATCAGGTGATTACATATGaatctaattatttttattagctaTGTGGTATTTCTATTGTAAGGACGTACCATAACCTATTTAATTAATTCTCTAAAGGAAATGATTTCTGTTAAAGAATGTCATGTTTCCATCAAAAAATGTTTGCTGTATCTTTATACTCTTATCTAATAGTTTCACTGGACTAAATTCTTGAAAGTGGTTTAGACtatgcacattttaaattttttcagtttttgaaaaataCGTGTTTTCTCCACATGGGCCAAAAGAACAGGTATCAGAGTGAGGCTGGCCAAGCAAGTTCATCACCATTCTCCCCCATGGGCTGGGACTGAGAGCACAGTAGAGTAGGGGTCTGGACCATCCTGGATTTTCCTAGAGTCATCGTCATCTATAAGTCGATCAGCTCTGAGCTTCGTAGCTTCAACTGCTGAAAATGATGGACAGGCGAGTTTGGGGCAGGCAGCTCTGCGATCCTGTCCAACATGATGGCTATGCTCTGCTATCAGCTGTCTGTAAATTAGCACTGAAGGCCAGGGTCTTGTAGCGAATTTGCCCCCATTTTCGTTTCCACTCTTAGACTGATCTTCTGGTGCCAAGTGGACCATGGGGCTCAGGCAGGTGCCTAACTATCAAAACCTAGTTAGGCTGCAACTCCCCATGTATATTCATTGAGTGAGAATGATCACCACTTAAATACCCTGGTAAACGCAGCTCTGACCTGCAGAACTCTTACCAAAATAGGTCACTCACCATATCTTCAGGGTCTGGAATTTTTACCCCACTGAAGTACTGATTTGTGCTAAATACATGTTGGTGCCTAGGAATGAGGTCTCCTTTGgacaagaagaaagagaaaggtaaaattagatcagttatatgtatattacaAAATACTGGGTATAGTtttctgaaactaacacaatattgtaagtcaattatacttcaataaaattttttaaaaaacaaaaaatagaaaaacagtgtTTTTCATCTTCTCAAAAACATTAGATCAGTTGGCAAGCACTGTTCCATGGTTTCCTCCCATTGGTGCTGTATCAGTCAGGGCCTGTACCTACAAAGGACACCGTTCATGGAGCCATTACAATGAGGCTCTGAGAGTTTCCCTCTTTCGTGACTGTAAGGGGCACTGGATGAGACTAGGAACTTGGCTCTGCCCTGACATGGGTAAAACTATCTGGTTTCCAAAAGATGGGACAAAAACCAGCACTTACCCAAGGTTTTCCTAATCAGATAGAGCTGATCCACATCTGATTTTCCTGGCCACAGAGGAACCCCTGACAGCAGCTCAGCAAAGACACAGCCAATCGCCCAAACATCTACCGGGGGGCCGTATTGCGTGTCCCCCACCAGCAGCTCTGGGGCGCGGTACCACCTGGTGGCCACGTAGTCTGTGTAGTAGTCGCTCGGTCCAGCTGGCCAGTGATGGGACATGGAAAATAGAGGGAGCAGTGCAAGCAGGGAGTCAGAACCGGGACGGGGAAGACCTGAGAAATCAAGCTTATGCCccagctgtggtttttctaaatCAGAGCTTCGCAATACTCATGTGGTTACACATGAAAACCAACTGGAATatagtcctttttaaaaattactgatgtTTGAGCCCCACACCAGTCCAATTAAACCAGAATCCCTAGAGGGGTATCAATATAGTTTTTAGAGTTTCTTGCTTCCCAAATGATTCTAATCTATAGCCAACATTGAAAGCCACTCTTCTAAAATAGTAGTTTTAAAAAGCACTATTTTAGCAAAAAATGAAGGGTAATATACATATTAGTAAGCCCTTATTgtgataaaatgtatatatagcaCATACATTTTTAAACCACTGTATGTGTGTTTTCAGTAATTGTAGATTTGCAAGCTTATGCCCTAAATATACAAGAACTAGCTTCCTATAGCACTTAGATCCTTTATCATATTAAAAATCTCTCTAGCTTTGACACTTAACTAAAGAAAACTTTGATACTCACTTAAAAGTCGAGCGAATCCAAAGTCACAAAGCTTAATCACAGACTGTTTCGTGACGAGGATATTTTCCGGCTTCACATCCCTGTGTATGCACTAGTCACAAACATCAAACCCGAGCAGATTAAACAGGAGCAACCCTAATATATGGactaaataaaatacatgaatatCCAGCAAATATCTGAGGCTGTTTGAGCCTCTCACTGACCTTTTAGATAACAGACTACAAAACAGTAGCCTAAAATAAATCTAGTACCATAACCACCATAGCCTGAATCAACCCCAGTTCCTGAAGGGCCCTAAAGGACcaataaatgtgaaaagaaaaatgaaagtaggGTAGCAAGataaacaataattttttagTAGAAGTACATCCCATGTAGTGTTTGGAACATATTTATACTAAAGTGTTTATGACTATTtacttgaaattcaaatttaactgcgTGTATTTAATCTGGCTACCTTAGGTGATAGACAAAGTGTTAAAAGGCTCTGGGtaaggactgcagcatggctGCAGGAGCTGCAACTTGGTGCCTAAGCAGAATTCATAATCCAGTTGTTTAACTGAGAACAGAACACATTCCGCCTGGTAAACAGGACAAGCCCTGGGCTTGCTGAGATAAGCTGAGGAAGAGATGGGCGGGAAGCAGCAGCTTGCCAAGAGACCTCCCTTCCAACTCTGACATTTGTCCCCATAAGATAAACAAACGCAGGCAGCGCACACCCTCTGGGGAGTCACTAGATGTCAGCTCCATCCCACACACATCCAGTCTCCTTACTGCCCCTCCACCCCACCGGATGTAGCCCCAACACCACTGCCAGGGTTTAGACACAAATCACCTGTGGTTTCCAGACCACAGCTGACATTGTTTAACAGAGTGATGTTAGAAGAATGCTTAAGAACCTTCACATGATTTTCCTATTAAATAGTGCTTTTTTTGGTAAGGAACAAATcttcaacaacaataaaaaacaaccAATTAGCAATTACATAAAAACAACAGTGGGGTCAAAATACTGTTTAGGTTCCTAATAACCTTCCcttctttgtgtttttctctctggaggAGAATGTTAGAGGCTTCTGCAATCCGAGAGACCCTCTCTGGCTTAGGGCTGATACCCTGGGGTGTTCTTGACTTTCTAAAATTTGGAGCTAGGACAGAGGTTCCTCTTATGCCTGGCCTAGTTCTCACTCCAAAGGATCTTCAGGGTGAGACCCGGGTGTCAGTGTTTCCCCACGGGTATTTATTATTCTGGAAAAATTGGGGGAAGAcaatttctgaattattttgttaCAACAGATCTGGTTCTCAGCAATTAATGGGCCTGAGATCTCCACTTTTTTACTCCTGGCTTCAAATATTATTATAATGGGTACACCCTTGAATATCGTGATGACAGATGGTCAGA is a genomic window containing:
- the CDKL1 gene encoding cyclin-dependent kinase-like 1 isoform X1, whose product is MEKYEKIGKIGEGSYGVVFKCRNRDTGQIVAIKKFLESEDDPVIKKIALREIRMLKQLKHPNLVNLIEVFRRKRRLHLVFEYCDHTVLHELDRHQRGVPEHLVKSITWQTLQAVNFCHKHSCIHRDVKPENILVTKQSVIKLCDFGFARLLTGPSDYYTDYVATRWYRAPELLVGDTQYGPPVDVWAIGCVFAELLSGVPLWPGKSDVDQLYLIRKTLGDLIPRHQHVFSTNQYFSGVKIPDPEDMEPLELKFPNISYSALGLLKGCLHMNPAERLTCEQLLQHSYFDSIREIGDSAKQHEKPTRKTLRQSRKHLPGLQCLPQLTSSSILPALDNKKYCYNTKKLNYHFPNI
- the CDKL1 gene encoding cyclin-dependent kinase-like 1 isoform X2, which codes for MGFSRQQYWSVVPLPSLDEAAEQLKHPNLVNLIEVFRRKRRLHLVFEYCDHTVLHELDRHQRGVPEHLVKSITWQTLQAVNFCHKHSCIHRDVKPENILVTKQSVIKLCDFGFARLLTGPSDYYTDYVATRWYRAPELLVGDTQYGPPVDVWAIGCVFAELLSGVPLWPGKSDVDQLYLIRKTLGDLIPRHQHVFSTNQYFSGVKIPDPEDMEPLELKFPNISYSALGLLKGCLHMNPAERLTCEQLLQHSYFDSIREIGDSAKQHEKPTRKTLRQSRKHLPGLQCLPQLTSSSILPALDNKKYCYNTKKLNYHFPNI
- the CDKL1 gene encoding cyclin-dependent kinase-like 1 isoform X3, with amino-acid sequence MEKYEKIGKIGEGSYGVVFKCRNRDTGQIVAIKKFLESEDDPVIKKIALREIRMLKQLKHPNLVNLIEVFRRKRRLHLVFEYCDHTVLHELDRHQRGVPEHLVKSITWQTLQAVNFCHKHSCIHRDVKPENILVTKQSVIKLCDFGFARLLTGPSDYYTDYVATRWYRAPELLVGDTQYGPPVDVWAIGCVFAELLSGVPLWPGKSDVDQLYLIRKTLGDLIPRHQHVFSTNQYFSGVKIPDPEDMEPLELKFPNISYSALGLLKLQCLPQLTSSSILPALDNKKYCYNTKKLNYHFPNI